The Triticum aestivum cultivar Chinese Spring chromosome 5A, IWGSC CS RefSeq v2.1, whole genome shotgun sequence genomic sequence ATATTGCTAAGAAGAATATATTTTTGTGACAAAAACAGGTGGATCAGCTCAAGAACCAGAGCCAACAAATGAACATGGTGCTGGGCATGACCACCCAAAACCTTGTGGCGCTGCAAGCACAGAACTCGGTGATGCAGACACAGAAGATGGAGCTGGAGAGCAGGCTGTGCGCCCTGGGCGAGATCATCTGCTGCATGAACTCTATCACTAGCACAGCGAACCCCGTCGCCGCCATGGGCGCCACAACAAGCAGTGCCTATGACATTTTTGGCGCCGGCAGCACATGGAGCCAGCCCATAGACTTGTACCAGTGCttctaaggaagaagaagaatggatGGTTGATGTTGTCATAGCTGGTAGGGCCTCTATGAAGGCATCAGGTTCTGTATCAATCATGTAGGGCCTTCGTGTCACCATTGAtgcgtgcccccctctctctctctctctctctctctctctctctctctcttgattgttTATTTTGTGAGGTTGGGTTGTAATGGTTGGTGAGGGAGGGTAGGAGGGGAATTGATGGGCCATTttgtcaaagagagagagagaggctaggGATTTTCTACTGGCTCCTGATGGTGATGTCTAGCTAGTAAGATGTGGAATTGGTACCTCTTGATATATAGTATATGCAAAGTGCTTCTCCATCTTCATGTACTCCCTAAGTTTATACTAAATcagtgacacttattttgggacgaataATTATCTCCGCCTAAATCCTTCTCTTATCGCACGTGTCTCTTTTCCTCTTGGTTAGGCTCAAGTATTGCGCTCCAACATTTTTTGAGATGTGAAGCTAGGTAGGTTTTTGCCCATAAGTTATATTTTGCAGATCAGTGTAGATGTAAGTTCAGAAGCATGCAACATTTACGG encodes the following:
- the LOC123103462 gene encoding bZIP transcription factor 44, with the translated sequence MSSGTSFTSSQGTRSSRSAEDCPDLRAQMEKRRKRRKESNRESARRSRVRKQQHLDDLSLQVDQLKNQSQQMNMVLGMTTQNLVALQAQNSVMQTQKMELESRLCALGEIICCMNSITSTANPVAAMGATTSSAYDIFGAGSTWSQPIDLYQCF